In the Candidatus Electrothrix rattekaaiensis genome, one interval contains:
- a CDS encoding CBS domain-containing protein, whose translation MLRAQDLMTENVIAVTKETEVRELAQILTENKISGAPVLDGAGKLVGVVTESDLIFQNKKVHIPTAVAILDAFFFLESPDKMEQEMKKMSGVTVGDIYASEVISVQKDTPLDELATLMAEKKIHTLPVLDKEELVGVIGKSDIIRTIAEGK comes from the coding sequence ATGTTGCGTGCACAAGACCTTATGACGGAGAACGTCATTGCTGTCACCAAAGAGACAGAAGTCCGTGAGCTTGCTCAGATCCTGACGGAAAATAAAATCAGTGGGGCTCCGGTACTTGACGGGGCTGGTAAGCTTGTCGGAGTGGTCACGGAAAGTGACCTTATCTTCCAGAATAAGAAGGTGCATATTCCCACTGCTGTTGCCATTCTGGATGCCTTTTTCTTTCTAGAAAGCCCAGACAAAATGGAGCAGGAAATGAAAAAGATGTCTGGCGTGACTGTGGGGGATATTTATGCTTCAGAGGTAATCTCTGTGCAAAAAGACACCCCCTTGGATGAGCTTGCCACCTTAATGGCCGAAAAAAAAATTCATACATTGCCCGTTCTTGATAAGGAAGAGCTCGTTGGAGTGATCGGCAAGTCAGATATTATCCGAACTATTGCCGAAGGAAAATAA
- a CDS encoding ABC transporter ATP-binding protein yields MLELRNINTFYGSIQALHDISLHVEQGEIITLIGANGAGKSTILMSICGIVPPRSGEILFKGTSIARMSPEKIVALGLSQVPEGRHIFPALTVAENLDMGAFLRKDTRQIRQDFEHVYTLFPILAERRHQLGGNLSGGEQQMLAISRALMARPQLLLLDEPSMGLAPLVTKQIFSIIRKINQEEKTTVFLVEQNANLALKTADRGYVLENGKVIMHDRAEILLGDKDIQKAYLGI; encoded by the coding sequence ATGCTTGAACTGCGGAACATCAATACCTTTTACGGTAGCATTCAGGCCTTGCATGATATCAGCCTGCATGTGGAACAAGGGGAAATTATTACCCTGATCGGGGCTAACGGAGCTGGAAAATCAACCATCCTGATGTCCATCTGCGGCATTGTCCCGCCCAGGAGTGGTGAAATTCTGTTCAAGGGAACTTCCATCGCCCGGATGTCCCCGGAGAAAATTGTCGCCTTGGGGCTCAGTCAAGTTCCAGAAGGACGCCATATCTTTCCAGCACTCACTGTAGCTGAAAATTTGGATATGGGAGCCTTCCTTCGCAAGGATACCAGACAGATCCGGCAGGATTTTGAGCATGTCTACACCCTGTTTCCCATCTTGGCGGAACGCCGTCATCAGCTTGGAGGCAACCTGTCCGGCGGGGAGCAGCAGATGCTGGCCATTTCCCGTGCTTTGATGGCCCGACCGCAACTTCTGCTCCTCGACGAACCTTCTATGGGGCTGGCACCGTTAGTTACAAAACAGATCTTCAGTATTATCCGTAAGATCAATCAGGAAGAAAAGACAACCGTTTTTCTTGTGGAACAGAACGCGAATCTGGCTTTGAAAACAGCTGACCGGGGGTATGTTCTTGAAAATGGAAAAGTTATTATGCATGATCGGGCGGAAATCCTGCTGGGTGACAAGGATATCCAGAAGGCCTACCTTGGAATTTAA
- a CDS encoding stomatin-like protein has protein sequence MELLFGVIVLVVFVSVILIKTAIVVPQRHEYVVERLGKYRTTLEAGFHILIPFLDKIAYRRNLKELPVDIGGQTCITADNVTLEVDGIMYIQVVNSRQSAYGIEDYHFAASQLAQTSLRSAIGKISLDNTFEARENLNQQVVEAIDDAAQNWGIKVLRYEIKDIQPPRSVLDAMEKQMQAEREKRAEIARSEGDKQSVINRAEGERAEAIAKSEGEKMKRINEAEGRAQEILKVAEATAAGIRKVGEALASPGGHEAANLEVAKKYLDEFGKLAKENNTMIVPGNLTDVSGMIAAAMTTLQHTGKKRPVSPLRAE, from the coding sequence ATGGAATTATTGTTCGGTGTAATTGTTCTTGTTGTTTTTGTTTCTGTTATTTTAATCAAGACAGCGATTGTCGTGCCACAAAGGCATGAGTACGTAGTTGAACGTTTGGGAAAGTACCGCACCACTCTTGAGGCGGGATTTCACATACTGATACCCTTTCTTGATAAAATCGCCTATCGACGGAATTTGAAAGAGCTTCCGGTTGATATCGGCGGGCAAACCTGTATTACAGCGGATAACGTTACCTTGGAAGTGGACGGAATTATGTATATTCAAGTCGTCAATTCACGCCAGTCCGCCTATGGAATTGAAGATTACCATTTTGCTGCTTCCCAGCTGGCCCAGACCTCCCTCCGTTCCGCCATCGGCAAGATCAGTCTGGACAACACCTTTGAGGCCCGTGAGAATTTAAACCAGCAGGTGGTTGAGGCCATTGATGATGCAGCCCAGAATTGGGGTATCAAGGTACTTCGCTATGAAATCAAGGATATTCAGCCGCCTCGTTCCGTTTTGGATGCAATGGAGAAACAGATGCAGGCGGAACGGGAGAAACGAGCTGAGATCGCTCGATCTGAAGGTGACAAACAATCGGTAATCAACCGAGCCGAAGGTGAACGGGCTGAGGCAATCGCCAAATCCGAGGGTGAGAAAATGAAACGGATCAACGAGGCAGAAGGCCGGGCCCAGGAGATCCTCAAAGTTGCCGAGGCGACAGCAGCCGGTATCCGCAAGGTCGGTGAGGCCTTGGCATCTCCCGGAGGTCATGAGGCGGCTAATCTTGAGGTGGCAAAGAAATATCTTGATGAGTTCGGTAAGCTGGCTAAGGAAAATAACACCATGATTGTGCCCGGCAACCTGACCGATGTTTCCGGCATGATCGCCGCCGCCATGACTACGTTGCAGCATACTGGCAAGAAACGCCCTGTCTCTCCTCTCCGGGCCGAGTAG
- a CDS encoding NAD(P)H-hydrate dehydratase codes for MKIVTSDQMQALDKTSIEEIGIPGIVLMENAGRGTVDAMEQEYGAVQGKTVCVFIGPGNNGGDGLVIARHIAQRGGCPFLIYLISPEKLSGDAGINAGICNKLGFIHYIIHCEDEVRQLKQLIRQLHFCHPVHSLVDALFGTGLSREIKGYFADVVGFINILAADKQWPVVAVDIPSGLCADTGTSLGCAVRADFTVTYGLAKPGHFHHGGPMVGKLTVLDISIPNLVIKQADLRGRVLDRCEIVPRVQERRTAGHKGTYGHLVMLAGSEGKTGAALLAGKAALHSGCGLVTLVVPAELNTIFEISLPEAMTVPLPHSSKTFCAADYDLICEQLDGRGALVIGPGIGTDLETGVLVRRLYRELKLPMIIDADALNLLAADPEDLRKCAGVRLLTPHPGEMSRLTGKTVADIQENRLDAAGQLAKALAKDLVHDEHEIIVILKGAGTVLSSSKGDWAINSSGNHGMATGGMGDVLAGLIGGLLVQGYTPWNAAAIGVYQHGLAADLLAEDWSHGFTASEVAAVLPKALMRIKETD; via the coding sequence ATGAAAATAGTAACCTCGGACCAGATGCAGGCCTTGGACAAAACCTCCATTGAGGAAATCGGTATTCCCGGCATTGTCCTGATGGAAAATGCAGGCAGAGGGACCGTGGATGCGATGGAACAGGAGTACGGTGCTGTTCAGGGAAAAACCGTTTGTGTTTTTATCGGTCCGGGGAATAATGGGGGCGATGGTCTTGTTATTGCCCGCCATATTGCCCAGCGGGGGGGGTGCCCCTTTCTCATTTATTTGATTAGCCCTGAAAAACTCTCCGGCGATGCCGGAATAAATGCCGGAATTTGCAACAAACTTGGCTTTATCCATTATATCATTCACTGCGAGGACGAGGTCAGGCAGCTCAAGCAACTGATCCGCCAGCTTCATTTCTGTCATCCTGTGCATAGTCTGGTTGATGCCCTGTTTGGAACAGGACTGTCCAGGGAAATTAAAGGATATTTTGCCGATGTTGTAGGGTTTATCAATATCTTGGCCGCTGACAAGCAATGGCCTGTGGTGGCGGTGGATATTCCCTCCGGCCTTTGCGCTGATACCGGCACCTCTCTTGGATGCGCTGTGCGGGCTGATTTTACGGTGACCTACGGGCTTGCCAAACCCGGACATTTCCATCACGGAGGTCCGATGGTCGGCAAGCTGACAGTGCTTGATATTTCTATCCCCAATTTGGTGATAAAGCAGGCTGATCTGCGTGGCCGAGTCCTTGATCGTTGCGAAATAGTCCCTCGTGTTCAAGAACGCCGAACAGCTGGTCATAAAGGAACTTATGGGCATCTGGTTATGTTGGCTGGCTCTGAAGGGAAGACTGGAGCCGCTCTTCTTGCAGGTAAGGCTGCTCTGCACAGCGGTTGCGGTTTGGTGACCTTGGTAGTTCCTGCGGAGCTGAATACGATTTTTGAGATAAGCCTGCCCGAGGCTATGACGGTTCCTCTTCCGCATTCGAGTAAGACTTTTTGCGCTGCGGATTATGATTTGATTTGTGAGCAGCTTGACGGGCGGGGTGCTTTGGTGATTGGGCCGGGTATAGGGACGGATCTTGAGACTGGTGTGCTGGTCCGCCGTCTGTACAGAGAGCTGAAGCTACCCATGATCATTGATGCGGATGCGCTCAACCTGCTGGCCGCAGATCCAGAGGATTTGAGAAAATGCGCTGGAGTTCGCCTTCTCACCCCTCATCCCGGTGAAATGTCTCGTCTGACCGGAAAAACAGTCGCTGATATCCAGGAAAATCGTTTGGATGCCGCAGGCCAATTGGCAAAGGCTCTGGCAAAGGATCTGGTGCATGATGAACATGAAATTATTGTGATACTTAAGGGCGCCGGAACAGTGCTGAGCTCCAGCAAAGGGGATTGGGCCATCAACAGTAGCGGTAATCACGGGATGGCAACCGGTGGCATGGGAGATGTGTTGGCTGGTTTGATCGGTGGACTGCTTGTCCAAGGCTATACACCTTGGAATGCCGCTGCCATCGGGGTATATCAGCATGGTTTGGCTGCTGATCTTCTGGCTGAAGATTGGAGCCACGGCTTCACAGCCTCTGAAGTTGCGGCTGTTCTGCCAAAGGCACTTATGCGGATTAAGGAGACTGATTAA
- a CDS encoding hydantoinase B/oxoprolinase family protein — protein sequence MPATGQFRFSIDRGGTFTDVYAEVPGEPGFRTIKLLSEDPANYPDAPREGIRRILAEFGIPLQDGLLDSSRIEWIRMGTTVATNALLERKGARTALLTTRGFGDILQIGYQDRPDLFDLKIVKPDLLYEEVLEVEERLLLIKDDQEAARQQALGRRIIIGSTGERFAVLATPDLEALQPRLQTILDQGISSVAIVFAHAYGCPQHEEQVGELARQLGFEQVSLSSQVMPAVRLVPRGDTTLVDAYLTPHIRTYLDSFRSGFAGGLADDKLLFMQSDGGLARADNFTGSRAVLSGPAGGVIGYGRGVWNPSSREPVIGFDMGGTSTDVSRFAGEPELTFANCTAGVRIHAPQLDIRTVAAGGGSRLFFDNGMFRVGPESAGAHPGPVCYRKNGSLTVTDANLVLGRLQPEYFPCIFGPDEDQPLDKEAACNAFAELTATINAAYSEQGHAPLTVEEVALGFLRVADEVMVRPIREISVMRGFDIREHVLAVFGGAGAQHACSVARILGISKVVVHRFSGILSACGMGMADTAVDRRQAAAAELGPKALEIMKEELARLRADTEQELLEQGIPRERINSRCFLNLRYADTDTALMIEEPQDGDYEAAFRAAYQREFGFTLRDRAVLIDDCRVRSAGQAGRVEKQPIPEAEAPPVEQALVRVWFPEGEQDTPLYIMDTLLAGHEIPGPAILIQDTATIVVEPDCTARINEYGDVEIQVGRRQQEAVSTALDPVRLSVFANLFMSIAEQMGRMLQKTAVSTNIRERLDFSCALFDTAGQLVANAPHVPVHLGAMSEAVQEQIRRRPNLHPGDVLVSNHPAAGGSHLPDITVITPVFQQDTRKIIFWVASRGHHADIGGISPGSMPPHSRLLSEEGAAIESFRLVRGGVFQEEGISTLLLKSTGPGCSGTRRLADNISDLRAQVAANQKGIDLILGMVEEYGLEAVHAYMGHVQDTAEAAVRKALAELSLHRGMKEQDTVEAVDYLDDGSPISLRLTIDRRDGSAIFDFSGTGPELWGNLNAPKAVTRSALLYSLRCLVEKDIPLNHGCLIPVRLIIPPGSLLDPSPEAAVVGGNVLTSQRVVDVVLRAFGVAAASQGCMNNLTFGNERFGYYETIGGGAGAGPGWHGQSGVHTHMTNTRITDPEIMERRYPVLVREFALRRGSGGAGKYQGGDGLIRELEFLEPLQVSILSERRVFAPYGLNGGEDGKQGENIFIRSNGRKLNLGGKNTIQAEAGDRLRICTPGGGGWGEGLKLLTRLKKQQKIKSLRGKLRWEGDLDEMRRD from the coding sequence ATGCCAGCAACAGGACAATTCCGCTTCTCCATAGACCGGGGCGGCACCTTTACTGATGTCTATGCCGAGGTACCGGGCGAACCCGGCTTCCGCACTATTAAGCTGCTCTCCGAAGACCCGGCCAATTACCCGGACGCTCCCCGCGAGGGTATCCGCCGCATTCTGGCCGAGTTTGGCATCCCCCTGCAAGACGGCCTGCTGGACAGCTCCCGCATCGAGTGGATTCGCATGGGCACGACGGTTGCCACCAATGCCCTGCTGGAACGCAAGGGTGCCCGCACCGCTCTGCTCACCACCAGGGGCTTCGGCGATATCCTCCAGATCGGCTATCAGGATCGGCCCGACCTCTTTGACCTCAAGATCGTCAAGCCTGACCTCTTGTATGAGGAGGTTCTTGAGGTGGAGGAACGCCTGCTGCTTATCAAGGATGATCAGGAAGCAGCCCGCCAGCAGGCCCTGGGCCGTCGTATTATCATCGGCAGTACGGGCGAGCGTTTTGCTGTGCTGGCTACCCCGGATCTTGAGGCCCTGCAACCCCGTTTGCAGACAATCCTGGATCAGGGTATCAGCTCAGTGGCGATAGTCTTTGCCCATGCCTACGGTTGCCCGCAGCACGAGGAACAGGTCGGTGAACTGGCCCGCCAGCTGGGCTTTGAGCAGGTCTCCCTTTCCTCTCAGGTCATGCCAGCAGTCAGACTGGTTCCGCGTGGTGACACCACCCTGGTGGATGCCTACCTCACCCCCCATATCCGTACCTATCTGGACAGCTTTCGCTCCGGCTTTGCAGGCGGACTGGCTGATGACAAGCTCCTCTTTATGCAGTCCGACGGCGGCCTGGCCCGGGCAGACAATTTCACAGGATCACGGGCCGTGCTTTCCGGGCCTGCGGGCGGGGTGATAGGCTATGGCCGGGGCGTCTGGAATCCAAGCAGCAGGGAGCCGGTGATCGGCTTTGACATGGGCGGCACGTCCACGGATGTGTCCCGCTTTGCCGGAGAACCTGAGCTGACCTTTGCCAACTGCACAGCCGGGGTGCGTATCCATGCTCCGCAACTGGATATCCGTACTGTGGCGGCAGGCGGTGGCTCACGCCTCTTCTTTGATAACGGGATGTTCCGGGTGGGACCGGAGTCCGCAGGTGCCCATCCCGGCCCTGTCTGCTACCGCAAGAACGGCTCTCTGACCGTGACCGATGCCAATCTGGTGCTCGGTCGCCTCCAACCCGAATACTTCCCCTGCATCTTCGGGCCTGACGAGGATCAGCCCCTGGATAAGGAAGCGGCCTGCAATGCCTTTGCAGAGCTGACCGCAACAATCAATGCCGCGTACAGCGAACAGGGTCATGCCCCCTTGACAGTGGAGGAGGTGGCTCTGGGCTTTCTCCGGGTGGCGGATGAGGTCATGGTGCGACCCATCCGGGAGATCTCGGTGATGCGCGGCTTTGATATCCGCGAGCATGTCCTGGCTGTGTTCGGGGGAGCCGGTGCCCAACATGCCTGTTCCGTGGCCCGGATTCTGGGGATCAGCAAGGTGGTAGTCCACCGCTTTTCCGGCATCCTGTCCGCCTGTGGCATGGGCATGGCCGATACTGCTGTGGATCGTCGTCAGGCCGCTGCCGCCGAGTTAGGGCCAAAGGCCTTGGAGATCATGAAGGAAGAGCTTGCCCGCCTCCGAGCCGACACCGAACAGGAGCTGCTGGAGCAGGGGATTCCCCGAGAGCGGATCAACAGTCGCTGCTTCCTCAACCTCCGCTATGCAGACACGGACACGGCCCTGATGATTGAAGAGCCGCAAGATGGTGATTATGAAGCAGCCTTCCGAGCCGCCTATCAACGGGAATTCGGTTTCACCCTCCGGGATCGTGCGGTGCTGATTGATGATTGCAGGGTGCGTTCCGCTGGTCAGGCAGGCAGGGTGGAAAAGCAGCCTATCCCAGAGGCTGAGGCCCCGCCTGTGGAGCAGGCTCTGGTGCGGGTCTGGTTTCCAGAGGGAGAGCAGGACACACCTCTTTATATAATGGATACCTTGCTGGCCGGGCATGAGATTCCTGGCCCTGCCATCCTGATTCAGGATACTGCCACCATCGTGGTGGAGCCGGATTGCACGGCCCGTATCAATGAATACGGTGATGTGGAAATTCAGGTGGGGCGCAGACAGCAGGAGGCCGTCAGTACGGCACTTGATCCGGTGCGGCTGTCAGTCTTTGCCAATCTGTTCATGTCCATTGCCGAGCAGATGGGCCGGATGCTGCAAAAGACGGCTGTGTCCACCAATATCCGGGAACGGTTGGACTTTTCCTGCGCCCTGTTTGATACTGCCGGGCAACTGGTCGCCAATGCCCCCCATGTGCCGGTGCATCTCGGGGCCATGAGCGAGGCGGTCCAGGAACAGATCCGTCGTCGCCCAAACCTGCACCCCGGTGATGTGCTGGTGAGCAACCACCCGGCAGCCGGGGGCAGTCATCTGCCGGACATCACCGTGATCACTCCGGTCTTCCAGCAGGATACGAGAAAGATCATCTTCTGGGTAGCCAGCCGAGGGCATCATGCCGATATAGGCGGTATCTCCCCCGGCTCCATGCCGCCGCACTCCCGCCTCCTCAGCGAGGAAGGGGCCGCTATTGAGTCCTTTCGTTTGGTGCGGGGCGGGGTGTTTCAGGAAGAAGGCATCTCTACCCTGCTGCTCAAAAGCACCGGGCCGGGATGCAGCGGTACCCGCAGACTGGCAGATAACATCTCCGACCTCCGGGCCCAGGTGGCCGCCAACCAGAAGGGCATTGACCTGATCCTAGGCATGGTCGAGGAGTACGGCCTGGAGGCGGTGCATGCCTATATGGGCCATGTTCAGGATACTGCCGAGGCAGCAGTGCGCAAAGCCCTGGCCGAACTTTCCCTGCACCGGGGCATGAAAGAACAGGATACCGTAGAAGCGGTGGATTATCTGGATGACGGCAGCCCGATTAGCCTCCGCTTGACCATCGACCGCAGGGATGGTTCTGCCATCTTTGACTTCAGCGGCACTGGCCCGGAGCTTTGGGGTAACCTGAACGCCCCCAAGGCGGTGACCCGCTCTGCCCTGCTCTACAGCCTCCGCTGTCTGGTGGAAAAGGATATCCCGCTCAATCACGGCTGCCTCATCCCTGTCCGCCTGATCATCCCGCCCGGTTCCCTGCTCGATCCCTCACCGGAAGCGGCAGTGGTAGGCGGCAATGTGCTTACCTCCCAGCGGGTGGTGGATGTGGTGCTTCGGGCCTTCGGGGTAGCAGCGGCCTCTCAAGGCTGCATGAATAACCTCACCTTTGGCAATGAACGCTTTGGCTATTATGAAACCATTGGCGGCGGGGCCGGGGCCGGACCAGGCTGGCACGGTCAATCCGGGGTGCATACTCACATGACCAATACCCGCATTACAGACCCGGAGATAATGGAACGCCGCTATCCGGTACTGGTGCGGGAGTTTGCCCTGCGTCGGGGTTCGGGAGGAGCCGGGAAATATCAGGGAGGCGATGGCCTAATCAGGGAACTGGAATTCCTGGAACCCTTGCAGGTCTCCATCCTCTCTGAACGCAGGGTCTTTGCGCCTTATGGGCTGAACGGCGGTGAAGATGGCAAGCAGGGGGAGAATATCTTTATCCGCAGCAACGGTAGAAAGCTAAATCTCGGCGGGAAGAATACGATTCAGGCTGAGGCCGGGGATCGGTTGCGGATATGTACGCCTGGTGGGGGTGGATGGGGTGAGGGCTTGAAGTTACTCACTCGGCTAAAAAAGCAGCAGAAAATCAAATCGCTCCGTGGAAAATTACGATGGGAAGGAGACCTGGATGAAATGAGGCGGGACTGA
- a CDS encoding type II toxin-antitoxin system Phd/YefM family antitoxin, whose product MQRLRVDQDIRPMSEFRTGIASFLKQVQETKRPLVITQHGKGAAVLLDVGEFEAMQEKLELLQDIQVAVSQINNGEGVSHGDAQKMILERMSDIAC is encoded by the coding sequence ATGCAACGATTACGAGTAGATCAGGATATCCGGCCAATGTCGGAATTCAGAACAGGAATTGCTTCATTTCTTAAACAAGTTCAGGAGACAAAACGGCCTCTGGTTATTACACAGCATGGTAAAGGAGCGGCTGTACTGCTTGACGTGGGAGAATTTGAAGCCATGCAGGAGAAGCTGGAATTGCTTCAGGATATTCAGGTAGCTGTCAGTCAGATTAACAATGGTGAAGGTGTCTCCCATGGGGATGCACAGAAAATGATATTGGAGAGGATGTCCGATATTGCCTGTTGA
- a CDS encoding NfeD family protein, translating to MESVSPILIWFLLGIAFFVTELFLPAFILFFLGIGAWCTASVLAVIHVTLTAQMIVFLVSSLFSLVMLRTWLRSIFLGNSSEEEGSANVNSGPSTGVVTEAIMPPGHGRVQYGGSFWQAIADEPIPVDTVVQILERKNLIVQVRPLHAEEAA from the coding sequence ATGGAATCTGTTTCTCCTATTCTTATCTGGTTTCTTTTAGGCATAGCTTTTTTTGTCACTGAGCTTTTTTTGCCTGCCTTTATCCTTTTCTTTCTCGGTATCGGTGCTTGGTGCACAGCTTCGGTGTTGGCTGTGATTCATGTCACGCTGACTGCTCAAATGATTGTTTTTCTAGTAAGTTCTCTTTTTTCGCTGGTTATGCTTAGGACATGGCTTCGCTCGATTTTCCTTGGAAATTCCAGCGAGGAAGAAGGGTCAGCGAATGTTAATTCCGGTCCGTCAACCGGTGTTGTGACCGAGGCTATTATGCCTCCGGGCCACGGGCGGGTTCAATACGGAGGCTCTTTTTGGCAGGCGATTGCTGATGAGCCTATACCTGTGGATACGGTCGTTCAGATCCTTGAAAGAAAAAATCTCATCGTTCAAGTCCGCCCTCTGCACGCTGAAGAAGCAGCATAA
- a CDS encoding tetratricopeptide repeat protein: protein MPVIVYAAQSSSHERVSPCPGKTNQQSYGNHTMVGNIIDWASSKLQWLLENPGVTWSGIGVYALTLLVSALIAVVSYLCWRKNKSSADNTFTCNNGEQNNAQGDHATGKLVNNHGPVISTSGNQSPAIHGPNATVNYNIVSPEALADVRKLAVTESALASFFRILEEQQVARGDLDAKLREIAMRHVELLQRFEAVSSDDPEVQALKKEVGQAIENGKYDRADELLDQIDERHDNAIHQLHKLQAETAARLEKEQLGKAENLVSKAKLQEMQYRYKKAAEYWQEAATALPEGHKEKRADCLSMAAYDFYCISKFLESILLWNQCLLIYQETDNRWQEANTLNSISGIYQSQGELRKALKKSEQSLCICREIGDRELESAALNNISQIFRATGDYSKALSYLKQCLLLVQKSGEKAGEGAILHNIGRIYYVQKNYETALRYYQQALAISRSVQDKRLESAVLNSIGQVYHDQENYDAAMTYFEQSLMTKQQIGDRKGEGLALNNIAGIYKEKEDYKTALQYLVESLTIFSEIGVKAEASVTVWNIGQIYEEQGDLHKTSQYMKRAIEMMEQIGHPKLEESLQALEAVRTKLRRQHK, encoded by the coding sequence ATGCCTGTTATAGTATATGCTGCACAGAGCAGTTCGCATGAGCGGGTCAGTCCGTGTCCGGGAAAAACGAATCAGCAGTCTTACGGGAACCATACTATGGTGGGAAACATAATTGATTGGGCAAGCAGCAAGCTGCAATGGCTGCTTGAGAATCCCGGAGTAACTTGGAGCGGCATCGGGGTGTATGCGCTTACGCTGCTGGTCAGTGCTCTGATTGCCGTTGTTTCCTATCTGTGCTGGAGAAAGAACAAGTCTTCGGCAGACAACACATTCACCTGCAATAACGGCGAACAGAACAATGCCCAAGGTGACCATGCAACCGGCAAGCTGGTCAATAACCACGGGCCGGTCATCAGTACATCCGGCAATCAGTCTCCGGCGATTCATGGCCCGAATGCTACGGTGAACTATAACATCGTTTCCCCGGAAGCGCTTGCAGATGTGCGTAAGCTGGCAGTTACCGAGTCCGCCCTTGCCAGCTTCTTCAGGATACTCGAAGAGCAGCAGGTAGCTCGTGGTGACCTGGATGCCAAGCTGCGGGAAATAGCGATGCGCCATGTTGAGCTGCTGCAACGCTTTGAGGCGGTCAGCTCTGATGACCCGGAGGTGCAGGCCCTGAAAAAGGAGGTCGGACAGGCGATTGAAAATGGCAAATATGACCGGGCGGATGAGCTTCTGGATCAAATAGATGAACGTCATGATAACGCTATTCATCAGCTACATAAACTCCAAGCAGAAACAGCGGCGAGATTGGAGAAGGAGCAGCTCGGCAAAGCGGAAAACTTAGTGAGTAAGGCTAAACTGCAAGAAATGCAATATCGCTATAAGAAGGCTGCTGAGTATTGGCAGGAAGCTGCTACGGCTTTGCCGGAAGGACATAAGGAAAAACGAGCAGATTGTCTGAGTATGGCTGCATATGATTTTTATTGTATCTCAAAGTTTCTAGAATCTATCTTATTATGGAATCAATGCCTGTTGATTTATCAAGAGACTGATAATAGATGGCAGGAAGCAAATACGTTGAATAGTATTAGCGGTATTTATCAATCCCAAGGAGAATTGCGGAAAGCCTTAAAGAAATCGGAGCAGAGTCTCTGTATATGCCGGGAAATTGGCGATAGGGAATTAGAGAGTGCGGCATTGAATAATATCAGCCAGATTTTCCGTGCTACTGGAGATTATTCAAAGGCTCTGAGTTATTTAAAACAGTGCCTACTGCTAGTCCAAAAATCAGGCGAAAAGGCTGGTGAAGGCGCAATATTACATAATATCGGTCGAATTTACTATGTGCAGAAAAACTATGAGACTGCGCTTAGATATTATCAGCAGGCATTAGCGATCAGTCGTTCGGTTCAAGATAAACGTTTGGAAAGTGCTGTGCTGAATAGCATCGGCCAAGTATACCATGATCAAGAGAACTATGATGCGGCCATGACGTACTTTGAGCAGAGCTTGATGACTAAACAGCAAATTGGCGATAGAAAAGGGGAAGGTTTAGCATTAAACAATATAGCAGGAATTTATAAAGAAAAAGAGGATTACAAGACTGCTTTGCAATACTTGGTGGAGAGTTTGACTATCTTTTCAGAGATAGGTGTAAAAGCAGAGGCGTCAGTTACTGTATGGAATATAGGGCAGATATACGAAGAACAGGGCGATCTACATAAAACATCACAATACATGAAGCGTGCTATAGAAATGATGGAGCAAATTGGTCATCCTAAGCTGGAAGAATCGCTTCAAGCATTGGAAGCCGTTCGTACCAAGCTGCGCAGGCAGCATAAATAA
- a CDS encoding histidine phosphatase family protein, which produces MKKIHLIRHAKSSWNDDSLNDIARPLNKRGKKNCRAMAQHIADAGCCFKHIFCSPAVRAQSTIERIRKSLKTDLQWQTTEQLYTFDSEFLFDWCRTLDESITEPLIIGHNPALTDFCNALSNSTVKNIPTCGYTQLSMGKDCSWRELVEGSAELTVFLRPKRSIK; this is translated from the coding sequence ATGAAAAAAATCCACCTGATACGACATGCAAAATCGAGTTGGAACGATGACTCGCTGAACGATATCGCTAGGCCGCTGAATAAGCGAGGTAAAAAAAACTGCCGAGCCATGGCGCAGCATATTGCTGATGCCGGTTGCTGTTTTAAACACATTTTTTGCAGCCCGGCAGTCCGAGCGCAGTCTACCATAGAGCGAATCAGGAAATCTTTGAAAACAGACCTGCAATGGCAGACTACGGAGCAACTGTATACCTTTGACAGCGAGTTTCTTTTTGATTGGTGCAGAACACTGGATGAATCTATAACCGAGCCGCTGATTATCGGACATAATCCGGCCTTGACCGATTTTTGCAATGCGCTCAGTAACAGCACGGTTAAAAACATACCAACCTGCGGATATACTCAGCTGAGCATGGGCAAAGACTGCTCCTGGCGGGAACTCGTTGAGGGCTCTGCGGAATTAACTGTCTTTCTCCGACCGAAAAGAAGCATAAAATGA